The genomic window TGATTGCGGCCTTTTGTGGTTATGAGGTGGGCAGGCCGGTTTTTTGTGCGCGGTGGCGAAGGATGGCTTCGCTCTCAGTCACCATCGAGCCTGGGAGGCTGGTAAGATAGGTGCGCCTGTACAACGTATTACCAGACAAAGAGAACCCTAATGAAAGACAAGCCCGCTTACATCCTCCGGGTATCCTGCCCCGGCCGCGTTGGTATCGTTGCCGCCATAGGTAACTTCATGGCGGATCGCGGTTGTTTTATCAAGGAGCTGCATCAGTACGATGACCTGAACACGGGGCGCTTTTTTTCGACCATCGAGTTCGTTTTCGAAGGTAGCCAGAAGCCCAGTGTTGAACAGGTGAAAGCGGCGTTCGAGGTTACGGCACTGCGCTTTGATATGGAGTGGGAAATCCATGATGCCACCGAGCCTGCCAAGGTGCTGATCATGGTTTCCAAATATGACCATTGCCTGCGTGATCTGCTCTATCGCCGTGCCACCGGCGAGCTGAATATCGAGATCACGGCGGTGGTATCCAATCACGAAGATCTGCGTTACATGGCCGAGCGTGAGGGCATCCCCTTTGTGTACCTGCCGGTGACCAAGGCCAGCAAGGTCGAGCAGGAAGCGGCCTTGCTGCAACTGGTCGAAGACACCGGCACCGAGCTGGTGGTGCTGGCGCGCTACATGCAGGTGTTGACCGATACGCTGTGCACGGCACTGGCCGGGCGCTGCATCAATATCCACCACTCCTTCCTGCCGGGCTTCAAGGGCGCCAAACCCTATTACCAGGCCTATGAGCGCGGTGTGAAGCTGATCGGTGCCACGGCGCACTATGTAACCGGGGATCTGGATGAAGGCCCGATCATTGAGCAGATGGTGGAGCGCGTCGACCATGGCCATGACCCGCAGCACCTGACCCAGGTTGGTCGTGATATGGAAGCCCAGACACTGGCCCGTGCTGTGAAGTATCATGTGCGCCGCCGCGTGTTTCAGAACGGACTGCGCACCGTCGTTTTTTAGAACAGAAGCTGGGTGCTAATGGGCCTGCGCGGGCCCATGACAACCTGCAGAACAAGGGAACAACAGATGAGCGAACTCGCACAGCATCAGCAACTGACCAGCCCTAAGGCCGCCCTGATTGATGGCAAGGCTTTTGCCGCCCAGGTGCGGGGCCAAGTCAAAAGCGGGGCAGAGGCATTTAGCGCTGTAGAGGGGCGTCGGCCCGGGCTTGCGGTCGTGCTGGTGGGGTCTGATGCCGCCAGTCAGGTGTATGTGCGTACCAAGGTGCGCCAGGCCGCGGAAGCCGGTATTGAGTCCTTTGCGCACCTGCTGGATGTCACCACGACCCAGGCGCAGCTGCTGGCCCTGATCGACGCACTGAATGCGGACGACTCCGTCGACGGTATTCTGGTGCAGTTGCCGCTGCCCGCCGGGCTGGACGAGTCGGCAGTGATCGAGGCTATAGATCCTGCCAAGGACGTGGATGGGTTCCATCCCGTTAATGTCGGGCGCCTCAGTGCCGGTCAGCCGTCACTGGTGCCCTGTACGCCACTGGGCTGCCTGTTGCTGCTGCAGGACCGCCTCGGTGACCTGTCCGGTCTCAAGGCGGTGGTGGTGGGTCGCTCCAATATCGTCGGCAAACCCATGGGCCAGTTGTTGCTCAACGCCAATTGCACGGTGACGACTGTGCATTCGCGCAGCCGCGATCTGGCCGCGGAGTGTCGCCAGGCGGATATTCTGGTGGTGGCCGTGGGACGTCCCGGCATGATTACGGCGGATCACATCAAGCCCGGCGCCACTGTGCTGGATGTGGGCATCAATCGGCTGCAAGACGAGGCCGGCAACGGCCGCCTGGTCGGCGATGTCGATTTTGCTGCCGCCAGCGCCGTAGCGGGCGCCCTGACGCCGGTGCCGGGTGGCATTGGTCCCATGACGGTGGCCTGCCTGCTGCGCAATACCCTGACGGCGGCACAGTTGCGCCGGGCCTGAGCGCAGCACGTATTTGCCACACTCCCTGCGTGCCTGGGCATTGCCAGGGGCGCGCGGTTATTGCTGGAATATCCTGCGTTTGAGGCACTATAGTCAAAGTTGTCACTCAGCTGTTTTATAGACAGGACAACGCAGGATATTGCAGATGAAAACGCTGGATGTCGACTTTGTCACGCAATGGCTCGGTCGAGCCTATTTTCACGAACTCTCCACCTTTGGTGCCCTGTCCGAAGACTCGGTGCGCTTTCTGCTCTGCGGCGGGCGTTTGTTGCAGTTGCATCGGGGTGACCTGCTGTACCGCGCAGGGGATCCTGCGGCCGAATTTTATGTAGTGCTGCACGGGGATCTGAGTTTCTACAAGCAGTCCGAGGGGCAGGATGTACTGACGCGGCATTTTCAGCGCGGCGAGCTGCTGGGTTTCGATGGCATGATTGGGCTGCACGCCCGTTCAGGTACCGCGGTGGCTGGCGAGGACGTGGTGGTGCTGGAGATCGGCAGCGCGCTGTTTTTCGATCTGCATACGCTGTTCCCCGCCGACTTTGGCCTCATGATGATCAACTTGTCGCGCGAGCTGTCGCGGGAGATCGCGCTGCTGGAGAATGTGATTGGCCAGAGTATTGGCTGGCAGTCTCCGCAGGATGAGACAACCTCCAGTGACTGACCCTGCCGTGCTCCTGTGACGGGTCCTGAGCTCAACTCCCTGATGAATCCTCTGACTCATGCTGCTACTTATTACTGAGCCTGCGTCTACCCTGCGCGCCGCAGCGGGTATGATGGCTGACCTCAGACTCTTTTCACCCATCAGCAGGGCCGCGCTATGAAACATCGCTCCTATCATCCGGAGGCGGACGATTCCAGCATCAATCTGCAAACCCTCAAGGCGCTGATTCCCTATCTGCTGGAATACCGCAGCCGCATTCTGCTGGCGCTGGGCTGTCTGGTGGCGGCCAAGGTTGCCAGCGTCGGCATGCCCTTTATTCTCAAGCATATAGTGGATGCCATGGACGCCGGTGCCGGCACCCTGGTGGCGCTGCCCCTGGGCCTGTTGCTGGCCTATGGCTCGGTGCGGTTTGTGAATGTGCTCTTTGGCGAGATCCGCGACACCCTCTTCGGTCGCGTAACCGAGCGGGCCATGCGTCGCATTGGCCTTGCGGTATTCAACCATCTGCATGCGCTGGAGCTGGATTTTCACCTGAATCGCAGCACCGGCGGCCTGTCGCGGGATATCGAGCGCGGCGTGTCCGGCGTCAGTTTCCTGATGCGTTTCATGGTGTTCAACATAGTGCCGACACTGCTGGAAATTGCCCTGGTGATAGGCCTGCTGCTGTACAACTATTCCGCCTGGTTTGCCCTGATTACACTGGTTGCCGTGGTGGCCTATGTAGCCTATTCGGTGGTCGCCACGGACTGGCGTACCGGTTATGTGCGGGCTGCCAACAAGGCCGATTCGCAAAGCAACTCCCGGGCCGTGGACAGCCTGCTGAACTACGAAACGGTGAAGTACTTCACCAACGAGGGCTACGAAGCCGGCCGCTACGACCGGGATCTGGAGGAGTGGGAAGTGGCCAGGCGCAAGAATCGCCTGACGCTCTTTGCTCTAAACGGCGGTCAGGCGCTGATTATTGGTCTGGCGATGACCGCCATGATGGTGCTGGCCGGGCGCAATGTGGTAGCAGGCAATATGACGCTGGGCGACTTCGTACTGATCAATGCCTTTATGATGCAGCTGTTTATGCCGCTGAATTTTCTGGGTTTCGTCTATCGGGAAATGAAGGGCTCCCTGGCCAATATCGAGCGCATGTTTGCCCTGATGCGCCGGGCGCCTGCGATCCAGGATGCTGCGGAAGCCAAAGCGCTGCAGATCAGTCGCGGCGAGATCGAGTTCCGTTCGGTGGATTTTGGTTATGGGCCTGAGCGGCAGATACTCGATGGCATCAACCTGCGTGTGCGGCCGCGACAGAAGGTGGCGGTGGTGGGGGCCAGCGGCTCCGGCAAGTCGACCCTGGTAAAGCTGCTGTTCCGGTTTTACGACGTGGGCGCCGGTACTGTGCTGATTGACGGCCAGGATATCCGCTCGGTGAGCCAGGACTCCCTGCGCCGCGCCATCGGCATAGTGCCGCAGGATACGGTTCTGTTTAACGCCTCTATCTATGAAAATATTCGCTATGGCCGTATTGATGCCACCGAAGCTGAGGTGAAAGAAGCCATTCGGCTGGCGCATCTGGATGATTTTATCGCCCGCCTGCCCAACGGGCACGATACCCTGGTGGGTGAGCGTGGACTCAAGCTCAGCGGCGGTGAAAAGCAGCGCGTCGCCATCGCCCGCACCATTCTCAAGCGCCCGCCCATTCTGGTGTTCGACGAGGCGACCTCATCCCTGGACAGCCGTTCGGAGCGCAGTATTCTGCAGGCCATTCGCGAGGTTTCCCGCGGCCAGACAAGCCTGGTTATCGCCCATCGCCTGTCCACCATCGTCGATGCGGACCATATTGTCGTGATGCAGGAAGGACGTATCGTTGAGCAGGGCAGTCACGAGGCGCTGCTGGCGCAAGGCGGCAGCTATGCGCACCTGTGGCAGATTCAGCAGCAGCAAAAACAGCATGAACCCGCCGGTGACGAAGTGGTCGGTTAGCCGTCAGTCGGGCAGGCTGTCGTGAAGAGCTTTCCAGGCCTGGTAGGTGCTCAGAAAGATGCGCCCGCTCAGGTGCTGCAGGAAGTCACTGTTGCGCAGCGCATCCGTCACAGGCCCCTTGACCTCGCTCAGGTGCAATTCAATGCCTGCGTCCTGCAGACGGGCGTTAATGGCCTCCAGTGCTTCCAGTGCCGAAGCGTCTATATGGTTCACCGCAGGGCACATCAGAATCAGGTGCCGCAGTGTTTTCTGCGTCGCCATCTGAGCGTAGATACGGTCTTCCAGAAAGCGGGTATTGGCAAAATAGAGCCCTTCATCGATGCGCAGAATACAGAGCGCCGGGTCAGTTTCCACCGCGTGGCGCTGTACATTGCGAAAGTGTTCGCTGTCGGGTACCCGGCCGACAATGGCGCTGTGGGGACGGCTGGTGCGGTGCAGGTAGAGCAGCAGTGACAGCACAACACCGATGATAACCCCCGAGGTCACGCCTGTGAGCAAGGTTGCCAACAGGGTGGCCAGTAGCGCCAGGCCATCATGGCGTGAGTAGCGCCAGGTGCGTGCAATGGCACCCAGGTCCACCAGGCTGAGTACGGCCACCATGATGGTCGCGGCCAGTACGCTGAGTGGCAGGAAGTAAATCAGTGGTGTCAGAAAGAGTGTCGCCAGCGCAATCCCGACCGCGGTAAAGGCGCCTGCGGCAGGGGTGGCGGCCCCGGCATCGAAATTTACCACTGAGCGGGAAAAGCCGCCGGTCACCGGGAAGCCGCCGGACAGCGAGGAGGCAATATTGCAGGCCCCAAGGCCAATCAGTTCCTGGTCCGGATCTATGCGCTGGCGGCGCTTGGCGGCGAGAGTTTGCGCCACCGAAACGGACTCTACAAAGCCGATGGTGCTGATCAGCAGTGCCGGTAGCCATAGCTGCTCAAGCAGCGCCAGCGACACATGAGGAATTGTTAGCGCGGGCAGGCCGGCCGGTACCGCGCCGAGAATACGCAGCCCCTGGGTATCCAGATTGAGCCAGGCGGTCAGGGCGGTGGCACCGATCACGGTGATAATCGGGCCGGCTTTGGCGATCAGGTCCGCAAGCGATACTGGGCATCCAAGGCGTAACAGTGCGGGCTTGAGTCCACGTCGTACCAGCAGCAGAAACAGCACAGATCCGGCGCCAAGCGCGAGCGTGATGGTGTGAATATCGTGGCGGCTTTGCCACAGGCTTTGCAGCAGTTCCCACAGGTTGTGCCCCGAGGCTTCAACCCCCAGCAGGTGCTGCAGCTGGCTGGCGGCGATGATCAGGCCAGATGCTGAAATAAACCCCGATATCACCGGATGACTCAGAAAATTGGCGACAAATCCGAGTCGCAGCAGCCCCATGGTCAACAGCATCAGGCCGCTGATCAGTGCCAGCAGGATGGCCGCGTTGAGGTAGCCGATGCTGCCCTGCAGTGCGATCTGTCCCACCACGGCGGCGGTCATCAGTGACACCACGGCCACCGGGCCCACCGCCAGGGTGCGGCTGGTGCCAAAAAGGGCATAGGCGATCAGCGGCAGTATGCTGGCGTAAAGGCCGGCTTCGGCCGGCAGGCCCGCCAGCAGGGCGTAGGCCAGTGACTGCGGAATCAGCATGATGGTAACGATAACGGCCGCCAGCAGATCGGCGGCCAGGTCCGCGCACTTGTAGCCGGGCAGCCACTGCAGTATGGGGAAATAACGTTGCATGGCGCACCGGGTACTTGGCTGACAGGAGGACATCAGCTTAGCGCATATTCAATTTAGCGATAAGCTTATTCTTTTGTTGAATGTTGGCAGTGATGATAGAGACAGAAGTCTGGGCAGACCCTGCTGCAGGTCCATCCGGCAGGGGCTCAGCTTTTCGGGAACAGGCTGTCGCCCAGGGTATCGATGGCGTTCCTGGCTTTTTGCAGGGTGATTTCGTTGCACAGGTCTCGGCTGGGGGCCTGATCTGCGCGAATAAAGACATGCTCGCGGACTTCGCCATCCACTGTTTTGCGAATCAGGCCGCCGACGCCAAATTGCCCGCCCAGACTGCGCGGCTGCAGAAAGATCTCATATCCCTTGTATTCAATGGGCTCGCCGAGGCTTTCGGCTTTCTCGCCCTGGCCGCTGTCGCCTGCACCCAATATCTTTTTCAGTAATGCACCCAGACCCATCTGGCTCTCCTGTTCAGTTTTTGATGATGTGTGTGCAGCCTGGCGTCCATGAGGGGCGTTTGCGTGCTGCAGCTGTGGTCAGACGGTAGCCTCTGGCAGGGGCGGAGGCAAGGGAATCTAGCAGCCTGTTGGGCTTGGCCGGTCGTAGCGAGGGAAAGGCCGATTTGAGTTAGTTTTTGAGCTCTTTTGAGGCAAATAGTGGTTCTATTCAACAATAAAGAGAACAAGAAATAACCAAAGTCGGCTTTTCCGCAGTAGATCAGTGTTAAGTCCGACAGGCTGCTAATCGCCTCAGCGCCTGAGCTCATCGTCGCGGTAATGGGAGTCTGTCCAGCAGCGCGGCAGGCTTTCACCGGAGAGGAAAATCAGATCGCCCTTGTCGAAGTCCTCGGGATCCTGCGCTTCCTCGCCATGATTGTAGCGGCCGGAAATGGAGAGCGTAAATGGATTGAACAGGTCTGTCAGGGCGAGAACCTCCACCATGTTACCCGTGGATTTTTGTTTCAGGAACATGACGCACGCCTCCTGCTAATGCTGATTGTTAAGCCTGGGTCGCCGCTGCTATCGCTCAAACCTAACCTCTTGGCTTGAGTGAGAGCCTGCGCCAAAGCCTTTAACACAGCATAGGTGATGTTGATTTGGAACGCAGTGCATCCCTTGCCTAGTGCCGCGTTCTTAGGTTTGGGGCCTGGTATTGCGTGTGCGATAGCGAGAGTTTTTTATCACAGATCGTGGTTTCTCATGCAGACGCTTCATGTAAATGGGGCTGCTGGCGCTGGTGCTACGCCGGTTTTCAGGCTCTTTCCTTATCTTTAACCAACTGATGCGAAAGGCTTTACGGTCTTTCTGGCGGCCTGGCCTGGCGTTTGAACGGTCTGCGATACCGAACTTATTATCACAAAACATTATTGTTAACGATTATGTTTTAAATATTGTGTATTGAATTGTTTTTTTGTAAAACTACACAGGCACCTCAACCAAGCGAGAGAGTGACGATGCAAATTCGCGTAATAAATCCAAATACAACGGCGAGCATGACCGAGAAAATCGGTGAGGCTGCACAGCAGATAGCGGCCCCTGGCACCCGGGTGGTTGCCACCAATCCGCGCAGTGGTCCTGCGTCTATCGAGAGCCATTTTGACGAGGCCATCAGCGCCGTGGGCGTACTGGAGGAAGTACGAGCCGGCGAACTCGAGCAGGCAGACGCCTACATCATTGCCTGCTTTGGTGATCCGGGGCTGCTGGCGGCACGGGAGCTGACACGGGCGCCGGTGATCGGGATTGCAGAAGCTGCGTTTCACATGGCCACGCTGATCAGCACCCGCTTTTCCATCGTCACGACCCTGGGTCGCACCGGCATCATCGCCGAACACCTGCTGCAGTCCTACGGCTTTGCCCATCACTGTCGGCGGGTTCGGGCGGCGGAGATTCCGGTGCTGGATCTGGAAGACGGTGGCAATGCCGCGCTGGATAGGATCATCGAGGAATGCCTGCGCGCCAAGGCGGAAGACAACATAGGCGCCATCGTGCTGGGTTGCGGTGGAATGGCGGACCTGCGCGAGCAAATCAGTCGCGAAGTTGGGCTGCCGATCGTCGAGGGTGTCACCGCGGCCATGAAACTGGCGGAATCACTGGTCAGCCTGGGGCTGGGTACCAGCAAACACGGGGATCTCGCCTTCCCGCGGCCCAAGGCCTTTAGTGGCCAGTTCGAGTATCTGTCCGGGCCTGGGCGCTGAGCTTTTGGCTAAAGCAGTATTAGTGACAACCGCTGTACAAGAAGACGTGTAACAAGGTGATCGAGTAAACCGGAGTCGTGCTGGGTGTGCGGAAGCAAACAGCCTAGCTGCAATATAATAACAATACGGGCCAAGACCCGTTGTATGAGGAAGCATCATGCAAAATGAACAAGCATTAACGGGAGCCGCCATGGTGGATGAGCCGGCCCACACCAAGGCCGCCGGCGAGGAATCGCTGGCGCCGCAACAAACCCGAATCATGGGGCGGGTTTCCTACCTGCTAGCCTGGTTCGGTGGCTGTGTCTCCATCGGTACCTTTGCCATGGGTTCCAGCATCGTCGGTACGCTCAACCTGTTGCAGGCCTGTGCGGCCATCGCCATCGGCTGTTTCGTCATCGGTATCGCCCTGGCATTCAACGGCGCTGCTGGTTACAAGTACGGTATTCCCTTTATGGTGCAGGCGCGCAGTGCCTTTGGCTTTGCCGGTACCCGCTTCCCGGGGCTAGTGAGGGCAGTGCCGGCCATTGTCTGGTACGGCTTTCAGAGCTGGATCGGCGCCGGTGCCATTAACGCTGTTTCGGCCAGTCTGTTTGGCTTTGATAATCTGGTGTTTTACTTTGTGGTATTCCAGTTTCTGCAGATCGGTCTGTCGATGCTCGGTTTCCAGGGCATCAAGTGGCTGGAAAATTTCGGCAGCGTTTTCATCCTGGCGTCGCTGGTGTACATGTTCTACAGCGTGATCAATCGCTACGGCGATGAAATCACCACCAACCTGGTGAATATCGAGGGTACCTGGGGCTTGCCGTTCTGGGGTGCCACCATGCTGTTCCTGGGCATCTACAGCACCATGATGCTGAACGTGAGTGACTATTCACGCGAGCTTAAAAAGGGCACTGGCCCCGGTTTGCTAGCCACCTTGTACGCCATGTCTATTTTGCCCTGTACTCTGTTCATGGGTTTGATCGGCCTGATGGTCTCAGGTGCTACCGGTGTATCCGACCCCATTCAGGTGTTCGCCAGTGCGGTGGACAACCAGGCACTGCTGATCACCACCTTGCTGTTTATTGCCTTTGCCCAGGTTACTACTAACGTGCTGAACAACGTGGTGCCTCCCACCTATATCCTGATGGATGTGTTCAAGCTGAAGTTTCGCACTGCCACTATTCTGGTGGGTCTGGCGGCCTTTGGTACCTTCCCCTGGGAATTGGTGAAGGAAGAGTCTTCAGCGGGTCTGCAAACCTTTGTTCAGACTTACTCTGCTTTTCTGGGGCCGATCTTCGCGGTGATGGTCGTGGACTACTTTATCCTGCGTCGCCGCACTCTGGATATTTCGAAGCTCTATGACGAGAAGGGTCCTTACCGGGGTGTGAACTATGCTGCCATCATTGCGTCCCTCGTCGGTGCCGTGATTGCGCTCTGGTTCTCGTCCATTTCCTGGTATGCCAGCCTTATTCCAGCCGGTGTCACCTACTACCTGTTGATGAATAACTGGTCGGCCTGTGCACGTTTTCGTGACTGACAGCAGGGGGCCTGTGCGCTGGGCTTGACTGAGTACTCCCGCATAATGCAAAACGCCGGCCCCAGGGCCGGCGTTTTGCAGTGCAGCGCGAACCTAGCTTTTCTTCGCCATGGCGTCGCGGACTTTTTGCTGGGCCGCAATGACCGTCTGGCTGTGTTCCCGCGCAGCAGCACGTTGCATCCAGTCGGCCAGTTCAGGTTCCTGTTCCAGCATGTCCCAGTCGTATACGGGTTTGGTGATGGCGAGCACCAGGCCCATGATATGCAGCAGGGCAATATCGGCAAGGCTGAATTCCGAGCCTGCGACCCAGGGATCAAAGCGGGCCATGCGTTTAAGGGCAGCCATGCCCTTCTCTAGGGCGGGGCGAACCTCTTCATGGGCTTGCTGTGACAGCGGGGCGCCGAAGATCACGTGCCCCAGCAGTCGCCGCGCAGGCCCATCGAGATACAGCTCTGCACACTTGATGATCTCGCGTGTTTTGGCACGCTGATAGGCATCGCCGGGCAACAGGCTTGGGGTCGGGTGGGTTTCTTCCAGGTACTCGGCAATGGCCAGTGACTCGGACAAAAAACCCTCGGGTGTTTCTATGCAGGGGATCTTGCCCATCGGGCTTTTAGCCAGAAAGCTCATGTCCTGCGAGGGGGGAGCGCTGACTTCTTCGAAGGCGATGCCTTTTTCCAGCATGGCCTGCTTGACGATGTTGTAGTAGTTGCTGAGTGCGATGCCGTGAAGTTTGAGCATGGGTCACAGGTCCTTCTCGGTAGGTTGGTCTGAAGTTGCCCGGGAGCATTAGAGGGACAGTGCCAATGGCGACTGGTTCCCTTTGGCGCGGCTGGCTACAAAAAGCTCCACGCAATGCTGTCCGGCCATCATCATGGACCCGATTGGGAAAACTGGCCAGCCCCGCAGCGGTCGCCGAACATCTGTATGCGACCTCTGTGTCGGTATATCGAGACGTCTGGCATCTGCAGCAGGGCGGGTTTAAAATGCGCGCCTTCATGTTTTGTTCAGTGTCGCTGTTGTTAAATAGGCGCTATTGAGAGGCAGGGGCTGCAGTTTTTATTTGATCGAATTGCTACCTGTCTTATTTAGATGAGCACTATTCAAGTGGGTGCTGATTTAAAAGGGAAGCTTGCTTCAATAAGGCTCAGGCTACACAGTTTAAAACTGTTTACACTCTTGAGACTGCTGTTCATTCAACGCTTCCATTAAGCTTTTTTGCATGACTTTGTTTCGCACAACGCTGGATATCCCGAAGGAGATTCCCATGAAAAAGTCTCTGTTTGCCATAGTGCTTGTATCGCTGCTACCCGCCATGGCAATGGCCGGCAACAGCCTGACTGTTGACTCCGCCATCGGTGGTGCCCTGGGAGGTGCAGTAGGCGGTGCCCTGGGGGCTGAAGTGGGTGGTCGTGATGGCGCCATCATCGGAGCCGGTGTCGGCGCGGCTGTGGGTACCTCGATTAATACTCAGGGTCATCGCAGTGATTATCGTGAATCCAGTTATGAGCGCCGCGAAGTCTATTACTACGACGACGATGATCACGACCACAAACATAAGAAGCACAAGAAGCATCATCATAACGGTGGGCACTTTTGCCCGCCGGGACAGCACAAGAAAGGTCACTGTTAATTGACCGAATAAAAAAGCCGGAAGGGGAAACCCTTCCGGCTTTTTTATTGCGCAGGCGTAGCTGTTATTTTTTATTTCCCCTTTCCCCTTTCCCCTTTCCCCTTGTACCTCGCTTGCGGTTATCAGGTGGTCAGCTCTTCGAGCAGGGCTTCGAGCTCGGCAACCTTGGCTTTGAGCTCAACGACTTCCTGTTCCAGTTGTTCAATGCGGCCGCTGTCTTCGGGTTCGCGCACAGTGCCGGGCTCCGACAGGGGAGGCGGTGCCTTCTGGCCCGGCTCAATATCGCCATTGAACAGATGGGCATAGCGCGACTCCCGTTTGCCAGGTTCCCGTGCAAGCTTGACGATAAAGGGGCCGTCATCCCGGGTCATAAGCTTGTACAGTACCTTCTCCACTTTCAGTACATCGTCAAAACTGCAGAGTCGGTTGGTACGGGTGCGCAGTTCGCCGGGGGTTTGCGGGCCGCGCAGGAACATGACGCAGAGGATGCCCAGTTCCTGTTCGCTGAACTGCAGTACGCCGAATTCGGTATTGCAGAAGCGGTGCTTGTATTTTTGTACCCGGCTGCCGAAGCCGGATTCGTCCTTGACCAGGCGCATCTGGGTCAGTTCATCCAGGGTTTGCTGCACAGTGCCTTCATCCAGGTCCAGCACCGGGTCGCGGTTGCTTTTCTGGTTGCAGGCCAGGGTGAGGGCGTTCAGTGACAGCGGGTACTGATCCGGTGTGGTGATCTCCTTCTCGATCAGCGCGCCTATGACTCGGGTCTGGTAGAGCGACAGATTCAGGTCCATGGGTACTCCTTATTCAACCGCAGACGGATAGTGCTTGAGAGTAAAGTTAAACGGGAACTTTGGCCAGCCTTGCGCGGGAGCCATGTGACTAAGGTTGCGGGCTGCTATGGTTTTGGCAGCAGGTTTTTTCCCGAAATTCGCCTATGGCGGGAGTACAGCATGGACAATGCCTTTCTGAGCCGGCTGCAGAGTCGGCTGGATACACTGAGTGACGAGGGCTTTTTCAAGACCGAGCGGGTGATCGACAGTGCGCAGTCGCCCCTGATCCGCCTGGCCGGCGGCGACCAGGTACTTAACTTCTGCGCCAACAACTACCTTGGACTCGCGAATGATGAGCGCCTGGTTGAGGCTGCCGCCCGGGGGCTGGAGCGCCAGGGTTTTGGTATGGCCTCGGTACGCTTTATCTGTGGTACCCAGCAATCGCACAAGGATCTGGAAGTCGCGCTGTCGGCCTTTCTGAGTACCGAGGACTGCATTCTCTATTCCAGCTGCTTCGATGCCAATGGTGGCCTGTTCGAGACACTGCTTGAAGCTGAGGATGCGGTGATCTCCGATGAGTTGAATCATGCGTCCATCATTGATGGCGTGCGTCTGTGCAAGGCGACCCGCTACCGCTATCGCAACAATGACATGGCGGACCTGGAGGCGCAGTTGCAAGCCGCCGATGCCGCGGGGGCGCGCTTCAAGCTGATCGCCACCGACGGGGTCTTTTCCATGGACGGTGTGATCGCCGACCTGCGGGGCATCTGTGATCTGGCCGAGCGCTATGGTGCCCAGGTGATGGTGGATGACTCCCATGCGGTGGGCTTTGTCGGCAAGGGTGGGCGCGGCACCGTGGAGCA from Marinobacterium aestuarii includes these protein-coding regions:
- a CDS encoding acetyltransferase — encoded protein: MFLKQKSTGNMVEVLALTDLFNPFTLSISGRYNHGEEAQDPEDFDKGDLIFLSGESLPRCWTDSHYRDDELRR
- a CDS encoding ABCB family ABC transporter ATP-binding protein/permease, with the translated sequence MKHRSYHPEADDSSINLQTLKALIPYLLEYRSRILLALGCLVAAKVASVGMPFILKHIVDAMDAGAGTLVALPLGLLLAYGSVRFVNVLFGEIRDTLFGRVTERAMRRIGLAVFNHLHALELDFHLNRSTGGLSRDIERGVSGVSFLMRFMVFNIVPTLLEIALVIGLLLYNYSAWFALITLVAVVAYVAYSVVATDWRTGYVRAANKADSQSNSRAVDSLLNYETVKYFTNEGYEAGRYDRDLEEWEVARRKNRLTLFALNGGQALIIGLAMTAMMVLAGRNVVAGNMTLGDFVLINAFMMQLFMPLNFLGFVYREMKGSLANIERMFALMRRAPAIQDAAEAKALQISRGEIEFRSVDFGYGPERQILDGINLRVRPRQKVAVVGASGSGKSTLVKLLFRFYDVGAGTVLIDGQDIRSVSQDSLRRAIGIVPQDTVLFNASIYENIRYGRIDATEAEVKEAIRLAHLDDFIARLPNGHDTLVGERGLKLSGGEKQRVAIARTILKRPPILVFDEATSSLDSRSERSILQAIREVSRGQTSLVIAHRLSTIVDADHIVVMQEGRIVEQGSHEALLAQGGSYAHLWQIQQQQKQHEPAGDEVVG
- the purU gene encoding formyltetrahydrofolate deformylase, whose protein sequence is MKDKPAYILRVSCPGRVGIVAAIGNFMADRGCFIKELHQYDDLNTGRFFSTIEFVFEGSQKPSVEQVKAAFEVTALRFDMEWEIHDATEPAKVLIMVSKYDHCLRDLLYRRATGELNIEITAVVSNHEDLRYMAEREGIPFVYLPVTKASKVEQEAALLQLVEDTGTELVVLARYMQVLTDTLCTALAGRCINIHHSFLPGFKGAKPYYQAYERGVKLIGATAHYVTGDLDEGPIIEQMVERVDHGHDPQHLTQVGRDMEAQTLARAVKYHVRRRVFQNGLRTVVF
- a CDS encoding Crp/Fnr family transcriptional regulator; translation: MKTLDVDFVTQWLGRAYFHELSTFGALSEDSVRFLLCGGRLLQLHRGDLLYRAGDPAAEFYVVLHGDLSFYKQSEGQDVLTRHFQRGELLGFDGMIGLHARSGTAVAGEDVVVLEIGSALFFDLHTLFPADFGLMMINLSRELSREIALLENVIGQSIGWQSPQDETTSSD
- a CDS encoding SulP family inorganic anion transporter, with translation MQRYFPILQWLPGYKCADLAADLLAAVIVTIMLIPQSLAYALLAGLPAEAGLYASILPLIAYALFGTSRTLAVGPVAVVSLMTAAVVGQIALQGSIGYLNAAILLALISGLMLLTMGLLRLGFVANFLSHPVISGFISASGLIIAASQLQHLLGVEASGHNLWELLQSLWQSRHDIHTITLALGAGSVLFLLLVRRGLKPALLRLGCPVSLADLIAKAGPIITVIGATALTAWLNLDTQGLRILGAVPAGLPALTIPHVSLALLEQLWLPALLISTIGFVESVSVAQTLAAKRRQRIDPDQELIGLGACNIASSLSGGFPVTGGFSRSVVNFDAGAATPAAGAFTAVGIALATLFLTPLIYFLPLSVLAATIMVAVLSLVDLGAIARTWRYSRHDGLALLATLLATLLTGVTSGVIIGVVLSLLLYLHRTSRPHSAIVGRVPDSEHFRNVQRHAVETDPALCILRIDEGLYFANTRFLEDRIYAQMATQKTLRHLILMCPAVNHIDASALEALEAINARLQDAGIELHLSEVKGPVTDALRNSDFLQHLSGRIFLSTYQAWKALHDSLPD
- the folD gene encoding bifunctional methylenetetrahydrofolate dehydrogenase/methenyltetrahydrofolate cyclohydrolase FolD, translated to MSELAQHQQLTSPKAALIDGKAFAAQVRGQVKSGAEAFSAVEGRRPGLAVVLVGSDAASQVYVRTKVRQAAEAGIESFAHLLDVTTTQAQLLALIDALNADDSVDGILVQLPLPAGLDESAVIEAIDPAKDVDGFHPVNVGRLSAGQPSLVPCTPLGCLLLLQDRLGDLSGLKAVVVGRSNIVGKPMGQLLLNANCTVTTVHSRSRDLAAECRQADILVVAVGRPGMITADHIKPGATVLDVGINRLQDEAGNGRLVGDVDFAAASAVAGALTPVPGGIGPMTVACLLRNTLTAAQLRRA
- a CDS encoding HlyU family transcriptional regulator; amino-acid sequence: MGLGALLKKILGAGDSGQGEKAESLGEPIEYKGYEIFLQPRSLGGQFGVGGLIRKTVDGEVREHVFIRADQAPSRDLCNEITLQKARNAIDTLGDSLFPKS